A stretch of the Candidatus Methylomirabilota bacterium genome encodes the following:
- a CDS encoding patatin-like phospholipase family protein, with protein MARGLLTASVIGVLLFFSGIVLAQDVCSGADRALVLSGGGTKGAYEAAAAYHLIVHRGCDFKDLSGVSAGALNVSYLAQASMESDSLKHLQQQASALVEIWRDVTDPSAFMAPRFLGRLRMFLFGLEGLNDFSALKELIRKNISVEKLRKSGRHVRVGYISFFDGGYREISPCSPSPHPEENDQYLDYVFASALIPVFGDMPLIRQRGDNADPATWTQFADGGVRHSTPVPGYFPNSEIVPLLASSGGVPVPSNQCGADEPPPHPRPIQGLFIVVAGPYKKLDDRIEQPMCDNQPCRQMHDGRDIAMRSVWAALESPYRWDINYAITANNMLKWRHELICTMPTALNKIEEIPTRFPVSSFNQGPKYDLPYQPMLIITPNASLTDGIYDVTKQVILKQLWAGCRDANDAMVDLSRPNMSVPDMRAVCEHDFPYPTAKNGSQ; from the coding sequence ATGGCACGTGGACTGCTTACAGCTTCAGTGATCGGTGTCTTGCTTTTCTTTTCGGGCATTGTTCTCGCGCAAGATGTGTGCTCAGGTGCGGACCGTGCGCTCGTATTGAGCGGTGGAGGGACGAAAGGCGCGTATGAGGCTGCTGCTGCTTACCACCTCATCGTGCATCGGGGCTGCGACTTCAAGGATTTGTCCGGTGTCTCGGCAGGAGCGCTCAATGTGTCGTATCTGGCTCAAGCGTCGATGGAATCCGACTCGCTGAAACACCTTCAGCAACAGGCGTCAGCACTTGTTGAGATTTGGCGCGACGTCACTGACCCGAGCGCCTTCATGGCGCCGCGCTTTCTCGGCAGGTTGCGTATGTTCTTGTTCGGGCTGGAGGGTTTGAACGATTTTTCCGCGCTTAAGGAGCTCATCCGCAAGAACATCAGCGTTGAAAAGCTGCGTAAAAGCGGGCGACACGTCCGCGTAGGCTACATCTCTTTTTTCGACGGCGGTTACCGCGAGATCAGTCCTTGCTCACCGTCCCCGCATCCCGAGGAAAATGATCAATACCTGGACTACGTGTTCGCGAGCGCGCTGATACCTGTGTTCGGCGATATGCCGCTCATCCGCCAGCGGGGGGACAATGCCGATCCGGCGACGTGGACACAGTTCGCTGACGGCGGCGTTCGGCATAGCACCCCGGTCCCCGGCTATTTCCCAAATAGCGAGATCGTGCCGCTCCTAGCCTCGTCGGGCGGAGTGCCTGTGCCGTCCAACCAGTGCGGTGCCGATGAGCCACCACCACATCCTAGACCGATTCAGGGCCTCTTCATTGTCGTTGCGGGTCCTTACAAAAAGCTCGACGACAGGATTGAGCAACCTATGTGCGATAACCAACCATGCCGCCAGATGCACGATGGCCGAGATATCGCCATGCGGAGTGTATGGGCCGCACTAGAGTCGCCATATCGCTGGGACATCAATTATGCCATTACAGCAAACAACATGCTCAAGTGGCGCCACGAGTTGATCTGTACCATGCCCACCGCCCTCAACAAGATCGAGGAGATCCCGACGCGCTTCCCCGTTTCATCATTCAATCAGGGACCGAAATACGACTTGCCGTACCAACCCATGCTGATCATAACGCCCAACGCATCGTTAACCGACGGGATCTACGATGTCACAAAGCAGGTAATCCTCAAGCAACTCTGGGCCGGATGTCGCGATGCGAACGATGCGATGGTAGATCTCAGCCGCCCCAATATGTCCGTGCCCGATATGCGAGCTGTCTGTGAACACGATTTTCCATACCCGACGGCCAAGAACGGCTCACAATAG
- a CDS encoding lipase family protein, whose amino-acid sequence MSRRLVIGVGLILLCAVKPVFGSTAMKGGFEIGEAQKMLALCINLNGDGLTIDADKQVPSDWESIFDSDPKRNEKAQGFGPFDNRWKLWKNKKQDGVYALVIRGTIPSRDSIKEDLLATSIPAKGIQLLDTDQNPLGKKRGVVFSLAKTDHAEVHVGFAYGLAVMLFDRDRGILNQLSQLPAGSQIYITGHSQGAALATLAHAFLNHALTGSDDKNSFGLKGKNFSLKSYVFAQPKPGNWQFAMDFAEGIGNQDLAYTINNTSDWVPQVPLSIQLVSETLQPIATASGHWFANSALNFLARIRRSASSQVSKLTNYKENITKNFDDRYFVDAGQFSQTGYGGSSLDYMPVGNLRAFRPKNDMKAGDGDLFWEHHLARYKELLDALQKAK is encoded by the coding sequence ATGAGTCGTCGTCTGGTTATTGGAGTTGGTTTAATTTTGCTGTGTGCTGTCAAGCCGGTTTTTGGAAGTACAGCCATGAAGGGTGGTTTTGAAATAGGCGAGGCGCAGAAGATGCTCGCGTTATGTATCAATCTGAACGGTGACGGGCTCACAATTGACGCTGACAAGCAGGTGCCGTCCGATTGGGAGTCAATTTTTGACAGTGATCCCAAACGCAACGAAAAGGCACAAGGGTTCGGACCATTCGATAATCGCTGGAAGCTTTGGAAAAACAAAAAGCAAGATGGTGTATACGCCCTCGTCATTCGCGGCACAATCCCAAGTCGTGACAGCATTAAAGAAGATTTGCTTGCGACCTCCATACCTGCAAAGGGAATCCAGCTTCTTGATACCGATCAGAACCCTTTAGGTAAGAAACGTGGCGTTGTATTCTCTCTGGCGAAAACCGACCATGCTGAAGTTCACGTCGGTTTTGCTTACGGATTGGCTGTCATGTTGTTTGACCGTGATCGTGGCATTCTGAATCAGTTGAGTCAATTGCCTGCCGGTAGCCAGATCTACATCACAGGCCACAGCCAGGGAGCCGCACTTGCGACGCTGGCCCATGCGTTTCTCAACCATGCCTTGACTGGCAGTGACGACAAGAATAGCTTTGGCCTCAAGGGCAAGAATTTTTCCCTCAAGTCATATGTGTTTGCTCAACCTAAACCAGGAAACTGGCAATTCGCTATGGATTTTGCTGAAGGGATTGGGAATCAGGATCTTGCGTATACGATAAATAATACGTCGGATTGGGTCCCGCAAGTTCCGCTCTCGATTCAGCTTGTGAGCGAAACACTTCAACCCATTGCAACAGCTTCCGGCCACTGGTTTGCGAATTCAGCCTTGAATTTCTTGGCGCGGATTAGGCGGTCCGCCTCATCACAAGTGAGCAAGTTGACAAACTACAAGGAAAATATCACAAAGAATTTTGACGACCGGTATTTCGTCGACGCTGGTCAGTTTTCTCAAACTGGCTATGGAGGCAGTTCTCTAGATTATATGCCAGTTGGAAACCTGAGAGCATTCCGTCCAAAAAACGATATGAAAGCAGGTGATGGGGATCTGTTCTGGGAGCATCACCTTGCCAGGTATAAGGAATTACTGGATGCGTTACAAAAAGCTAAGTAA
- the alaC gene encoding alanine transaminase, producing MEEFRRISRLPPYVFNIVNELKVEARARGEDIIDFGMGNPDLPTPPHIVEKLCEAARNPRNHRYSASRGITKLRLAIADWYGRRYGVEIDPGREAIATIGAKEGLSHLALAIVEPGDVALVPSPTYPIHPYSVIIAGGDVRSIRLEEGTDFYEALVAAHRESWPPPKLLIMSFPHNPTTATVDLTFFEKVVEFAREQHLFVVHDLAYADLTFDGYQAPSLLQVAGAKEIGVEFFTLSKSYNMPGWRVGFCVGNPRIIAALTRLKSYLDYGMFQPIQIAAIIALNGPQECVGQTVETYRARRDALVDGLNRIGWSLSKPKGTMFVWAKIPEAYLGMGSLEFSKFLLNKAKVAVSPGIGFGQYGDAFVRFALVENEHRTRQAIQGLRRVL from the coding sequence ATGGAGGAGTTCCGCCGAATCAGTCGGCTGCCCCCATATGTCTTCAACATTGTAAACGAGTTGAAGGTCGAGGCGCGGGCTCGTGGCGAGGACATTATCGACTTCGGGATGGGCAACCCCGACCTGCCGACCCCTCCCCATATCGTCGAGAAGCTCTGTGAAGCAGCCAGGAACCCTCGTAACCACCGGTACTCCGCCTCGCGCGGAATTACGAAGCTCCGGTTAGCTATCGCCGACTGGTATGGGCGGCGATATGGGGTTGAGATCGATCCGGGGCGTGAGGCGATCGCGACCATCGGCGCCAAGGAAGGACTTTCACACCTCGCCCTGGCGATTGTGGAACCCGGGGATGTCGCCTTGGTGCCGAGTCCGACCTACCCGATCCATCCCTACTCGGTGATCATCGCGGGGGGGGACGTCCGCAGCATTCGCCTTGAAGAGGGAACCGATTTCTACGAGGCGCTTGTGGCCGCCCATCGGGAAAGCTGGCCGCCGCCCAAGCTCCTGATCATGAGCTTTCCCCATAACCCCACCACCGCCACGGTAGACCTTACTTTTTTCGAGAAAGTGGTGGAGTTTGCACGGGAGCAGCACCTGTTTGTGGTCCACGATCTTGCCTACGCGGATCTGACCTTTGATGGCTACCAGGCGCCAAGCCTGCTGCAGGTCGCTGGGGCAAAGGAGATCGGGGTAGAGTTCTTCACGCTCTCCAAAAGCTACAACATGCCGGGCTGGCGGGTTGGGTTCTGTGTGGGCAATCCGCGGATCATTGCGGCCCTGACGCGGCTCAAGAGCTATCTGGATTACGGAATGTTTCAGCCGATACAGATCGCGGCGATTATCGCGCTGAACGGCCCGCAGGAATGCGTGGGACAGACGGTTGAGACTTACCGGGCGCGGCGCGATGCGCTGGTAGACGGGCTGAACCGGATCGGGTGGAGCCTGTCCAAGCCGAAGGGAACCATGTTCGTCTGGGCAAAGATCCCCGAGGCGTATCTAGGCATGGGGTCTCTGGAATTTTCGAAGTTTCTCCTCAATAAGGCCAAGGTCGCCGTGTCCCCGGGGATCGGGTTCGGGCAATATGGGGATGCGTTTGTTCGATTTGCTCTGGTGGAAAACGAGCACCGGACTCGCCAAGCCATCCAGGGACTCAGGCGAGTGCTGTAA
- a CDS encoding amidophosphoribosyltransferase yields the protein MSEVRADKFREECGVVGIYGHPEAANLAYLALYALQHRGQESAGIATSDGGSLHLEKAMGLVADVFSETKLRRLRGALAIGHVRYSTTGTSQLKNAQPLLAGYLRGQIALAHNGNLTNAEKIRHDLEAQGSIFGSTTDSEVIVHLIARSREPNLLEASIDALSQIRGAYSLAIMNETELLGVRDPYGFRPLSLGKLGDAWILASESCAFDLIEAQFVRDIEPGEFIRINENGVHSFFPFPPAPKSQCIFEYVYFARPDSFLFGRSVAGIRKDLGRHLAREYPVQADVVIPVPDSGVPAALGFAEEARLPFEHGLIRNHYVGRTFIEPKQAIRHFGVKIKLNAIQELLEGKRVVVVDDSIVRGTTSRKIVSMIRAAGATEVHVRISSPPTIAPCYYGIDTPTRKELIASTHDVEEIRRYLRADTLGYLSLKGLQQAAGKESQGATGFCNACFSGSYPVPFIEEDQEQLRLFAD from the coding sequence ATGAGCGAGGTTCGGGCGGATAAGTTTCGCGAGGAGTGTGGAGTAGTAGGTATCTATGGCCATCCGGAGGCCGCCAACCTCGCCTATCTGGCTCTCTATGCGCTTCAGCACAGGGGTCAGGAAAGTGCCGGCATTGCGACCTCGGACGGCGGGTCTCTGCATCTTGAAAAGGCCATGGGGCTGGTGGCCGATGTCTTTTCCGAGACCAAGCTTCGTCGTCTCAGGGGCGCGCTCGCCATTGGCCATGTTCGTTACTCGACGACCGGGACCTCGCAGCTTAAGAATGCGCAGCCGCTGCTGGCCGGCTACCTGCGAGGTCAGATTGCCCTCGCGCACAACGGCAATCTGACCAACGCCGAGAAGATCCGGCATGATTTAGAAGCACAGGGGTCGATATTTGGTTCCACGACCGACAGCGAGGTGATCGTTCACCTGATCGCCCGCTCGCGGGAGCCGAACTTGCTGGAAGCGTCAATCGATGCGCTGAGCCAGATTCGGGGCGCTTATTCCCTGGCCATCATGAATGAGACCGAATTGCTGGGGGTCCGCGATCCCTACGGCTTTCGTCCCCTGTCGTTGGGAAAACTTGGTGATGCGTGGATCCTCGCGTCAGAGAGTTGCGCGTTTGATCTGATCGAGGCCCAATTCGTCCGCGACATCGAGCCCGGCGAATTCATTCGGATCAATGAAAACGGTGTGCATTCATTTTTTCCGTTTCCACCTGCACCTAAGTCTCAGTGTATCTTTGAGTATGTCTACTTCGCCAGGCCGGACAGCTTTTTATTTGGTCGATCTGTCGCAGGGATTCGCAAAGATCTCGGCAGGCACTTGGCGCGCGAGTATCCGGTCCAGGCCGATGTGGTAATTCCTGTCCCCGATTCCGGCGTGCCCGCTGCTCTGGGTTTTGCCGAAGAGGCGCGCCTGCCGTTTGAACACGGCCTGATCCGCAATCACTATGTGGGTCGGACCTTTATCGAACCCAAACAAGCGATTCGGCATTTCGGGGTCAAGATCAAGCTCAACGCTATTCAGGAGCTGCTCGAAGGGAAGCGCGTCGTTGTCGTGGACGACTCAATTGTCCGTGGGACCACCAGCCGGAAGATCGTATCAATGATCCGAGCGGCCGGAGCAACGGAGGTCCATGTGCGGATCAGCTCTCCCCCCACGATCGCTCCCTGCTATTATGGCATTGACACCCCGACGCGTAAGGAGCTGATCGCCTCCACACACGACGTCGAGGAGATTCGGCGCTACCTTCGCGCGGACACCCTCGGTTATCTGAGCCTGAAAGGTTTACAGCAAGCCGCCGGGAAGGAGAGTCAAGGGGCGACAGGCTTCTGTAATGCGTGTTTCAGCGGCAGTTACCCGGTTCCCTTTATCGAAGAGGATCAGGAGCAACTCCGCCTTTTTGCGGACTAG
- a CDS encoding sodium-translocating pyrophosphatase, with amino-acid sequence MSEASIVLPTFGPQEWKILWFVLISAFIALGYGAFLAKKTIREDPGSQAMQDVATAIEEGALAYLARQVKTMIWFVVAITIGLFFMYRGLYEGMLLPLGVALAFFMGVGASYGAGYVGMLLAVKGNVRTAAAALHSFKYSLEIAFRAGTVSGMFTVGLGLLGATIIFLLFKENAMKILVGFGFGGSLAALFMRMGGGIFTKAADVGADLVGKVEKGIPEDDPRNAATIADNVGDNVGDCAGMAADVFESYEVTLVAAIILGAGAMLDKDFVESFGGAASASRVVLALIIYPLLIRAVGVFGSILGTWCVRGKDDPDMNPMKPINVGFWVAALSSVVGFWIVSYLYLGDIVSEKYGAIWWRVFLANVMGIALALLIQWLTEYFTATDKKPVTEIAYSSRTGPATLILSGFAAGLESSVWATLAIAATIFGSYSIFGGSFSLSAYGIALAGLGLLATTGFVLAEDTFGPISDNANGIFEMSGALKNAPRTPSGIEAHRIVAKLDAVGNTTKALTKGLAIATAVIAAVSLFRSFIDEAHLFEQGIQVNLPEVFIGFLIGGAVPFLFSSFAIQAVSRAAFLLVEEVRRQFREKPGIMEFKEKPDYGRCVEIVTAAAQKELLGPGVLSIVSPILVAFAFGAPALGGFLAGAILTGQLMAVFLSNTGGAWDNAKKKIEEGLFGGKGTDCHKAAVIGDTVGDPFKDTAGPAINPMIKVMNLVAILIAPLAIRQIGFGTRAMIVLACVTILGLSVLFSKRGSIVEEEPAAAAKQAEASRAH; translated from the coding sequence ATGAGTGAAGCCAGCATTGTACTGCCAACCTTCGGCCCGCAGGAATGGAAGATCCTCTGGTTTGTCCTGATTTCGGCCTTCATCGCCCTGGGATACGGCGCCTTCCTGGCGAAAAAGACCATCCGGGAAGACCCCGGCAGTCAGGCCATGCAGGATGTGGCCACAGCGATTGAAGAGGGGGCGTTGGCCTATCTTGCGCGACAGGTCAAGACGATGATCTGGTTCGTCGTCGCCATCACGATCGGCCTCTTCTTCATGTATCGTGGGCTCTATGAGGGGATGCTCCTACCGCTTGGCGTGGCGCTCGCCTTCTTCATGGGGGTCGGTGCCTCCTACGGGGCCGGGTATGTCGGGATGCTGCTGGCCGTAAAGGGCAATGTGCGGACCGCAGCAGCAGCCCTCCACAGCTTTAAGTATTCGCTGGAGATCGCCTTCAGGGCCGGGACGGTCTCGGGGATGTTCACCGTCGGCCTTGGGCTCCTGGGCGCGACCATCATCTTTCTGCTGTTCAAAGAGAATGCGATGAAGATTCTCGTTGGCTTTGGCTTTGGTGGGTCGCTTGCCGCCCTGTTCATGCGCATGGGGGGCGGCATTTTCACCAAGGCGGCTGACGTGGGCGCCGATCTGGTCGGCAAGGTTGAGAAAGGGATCCCTGAAGATGATCCGCGCAATGCCGCCACGATCGCCGACAATGTCGGCGACAATGTCGGGGACTGCGCCGGTATGGCGGCCGATGTCTTCGAGTCGTACGAGGTGACGCTGGTCGCGGCCATTATCCTGGGCGCCGGGGCGATGCTAGATAAGGACTTCGTTGAGTCGTTCGGCGGAGCCGCCAGCGCCTCCAGGGTTGTTCTGGCCCTGATCATCTACCCGCTCTTGATTCGCGCCGTTGGCGTCTTCGGCTCGATCCTCGGGACGTGGTGCGTTCGAGGCAAGGACGATCCGGACATGAACCCGATGAAGCCGATTAACGTCGGATTTTGGGTGGCAGCCCTGAGTTCCGTCGTCGGTTTCTGGATCGTGAGCTACCTCTATCTTGGCGACATCGTCAGCGAGAAGTACGGCGCCATCTGGTGGCGCGTCTTCCTGGCCAATGTCATGGGAATTGCCCTGGCGTTGCTGATTCAGTGGCTGACGGAGTATTTCACCGCAACCGACAAGAAGCCGGTGACCGAGATTGCCTATTCCAGCCGAACCGGGCCGGCGACGCTGATCCTTTCCGGGTTTGCCGCAGGTCTCGAGTCGAGCGTCTGGGCCACCTTGGCCATTGCCGCGACCATCTTTGGCTCTTACAGCATCTTCGGCGGAAGCTTTTCGCTGTCGGCGTATGGAATCGCGCTGGCCGGCCTTGGACTGCTGGCCACCACCGGATTTGTGCTAGCCGAAGATACCTTTGGTCCCATCTCCGATAACGCCAACGGTATCTTCGAGATGTCTGGCGCGTTGAAGAACGCCCCCAGGACGCCATCAGGAATCGAGGCTCATCGGATTGTCGCCAAGCTGGATGCGGTCGGCAATACGACCAAGGCCCTGACGAAAGGGCTGGCCATTGCCACCGCGGTTATCGCGGCCGTCTCCCTCTTCCGCTCCTTCATCGACGAGGCGCATCTCTTCGAGCAGGGGATCCAGGTGAACCTGCCGGAGGTCTTCATCGGCTTCCTGATCGGGGGGGCCGTCCCGTTCCTCTTCTCCTCCTTTGCGATCCAGGCGGTAAGCCGGGCGGCCTTCCTCCTGGTGGAAGAGGTCCGGCGGCAGTTCCGGGAGAAGCCGGGGATCATGGAGTTCAAGGAGAAGCCCGACTACGGTCGGTGTGTAGAGATCGTGACCGCCGCGGCACAGAAGGAGCTGCTGGGGCCAGGCGTCCTTTCGATCGTCAGCCCGATCCTGGTCGCCTTCGCCTTCGGCGCGCCGGCGCTGGGCGGCTTCCTTGCCGGAGCGATCCTCACCGGCCAGCTCATGGCGGTGTTCCTCTCCAATACCGGCGGCGCCTGGGACAATGCCAAGAAGAAGATCGAGGAGGGGTTGTTTGGCGGCAAAGGAACCGACTGCCACAAGGCCGCGGTTATCGGCGATACGGTCGGCGATCCATTCAAGGACACCGCGGGACCGGCCATCAACCCGATGATCAAGGTCATGAACCTGGTCGCAATTCTGATCGCACCCTTGGCCATCCGTCAAATTGGGTTTGGTACTCGGGCGATGATCGTTCTGGCCTGCGTGACCATCCTGGGACTGTCGGTGCTCTTCAGCAAACGAGGCTCGATCGTCGAGGAAGAGCCTGCAGCGGCAGCGAAGCAGGCGGAGGCCAGCCGCGCCCACTAG
- a CDS encoding magnesium transporter, which translates to MKTMPLLFSTLRHCPVLDAEGQLVGHLRDLILLPLGVLPPVTKLVVLTPEKEDLVLPWDVVARIEQEPAAIRLSSERDALQPVEPRAEEMGLGKTLVDRKVVDTKHHNVIRVNDLEFQEAQGRLQLVAVEGGLRGLLRHLVSDAFVERIERLFNVRLERETVPWEVVEPMETELAKAKHRTAYAKLAKLHPADIADIIEELNPSERATVLASLDEETAAETLTETKPEVQSSMVQMMESEQAADILERMEPDEAADILSDLPEAKAQELLETMEEEEAQDVVELLTHEEDTAGGLMTTEVFSLPPDLTMVDAIGRLRSAEGAKAETIYYIYVTDDLDRLLGVLSLRELILAGPGQRLEEIMERQIISVRPESGLREVTETFTKYNLMAVPVVDEGGELRGIITVDDVLNLLLPMIWKQRAAKKFL; encoded by the coding sequence ATGAAAACCATGCCTCTCCTCTTCTCCACGTTGCGACATTGTCCGGTCCTCGATGCCGAGGGGCAACTCGTGGGTCACCTTAGGGACCTGATCCTCTTACCGTTGGGAGTCCTGCCCCCGGTGACCAAGCTCGTGGTCCTGACACCCGAGAAGGAGGATCTGGTCCTGCCGTGGGACGTCGTGGCGCGCATAGAGCAGGAGCCGGCGGCGATTCGCCTGTCTTCTGAGCGTGACGCACTTCAGCCGGTCGAGCCGCGAGCCGAAGAGATGGGGCTGGGAAAGACCCTCGTCGATCGAAAGGTCGTGGACACCAAGCATCACAATGTGATCCGGGTCAATGATCTTGAGTTCCAAGAAGCGCAGGGACGGCTACAACTGGTGGCAGTCGAGGGCGGGCTCCGCGGTCTATTGCGGCATCTCGTATCCGATGCCTTTGTTGAACGGATCGAGCGTCTTTTTAACGTACGGTTGGAACGGGAGACGGTTCCCTGGGAGGTGGTCGAACCGATGGAGACTGAGCTGGCTAAGGCCAAACACCGTACAGCCTATGCCAAACTGGCAAAGCTCCATCCAGCCGACATCGCCGACATCATCGAAGAGTTGAACCCGAGCGAGCGAGCGACCGTGTTGGCGTCCTTGGACGAAGAGACGGCTGCCGAGACGCTGACCGAGACGAAGCCGGAGGTCCAGAGCTCGATGGTCCAGATGATGGAGAGCGAGCAGGCTGCCGACATCCTGGAGCGCATGGAACCCGATGAGGCGGCGGACATCCTGAGCGACCTGCCGGAGGCAAAGGCGCAGGAGCTCCTGGAGACGATGGAGGAAGAGGAGGCCCAGGACGTGGTTGAGCTGCTGACACATGAGGAAGATACTGCCGGCGGGCTCATGACCACCGAGGTGTTTAGTCTGCCGCCTGACCTCACCATGGTTGACGCGATTGGCCGGCTCCGCTCTGCTGAGGGGGCCAAGGCCGAGACGATCTACTACATCTACGTCACCGATGATCTGGATCGGTTACTCGGGGTGCTGAGCCTTCGGGAGCTGATCCTGGCTGGCCCGGGCCAGCGGCTTGAAGAAATCATGGAGCGACAGATTATCAGCGTTCGACCGGAAAGCGGTCTGCGCGAGGTCACCGAAACCTTTACCAAGTACAATCTGATGGCCGTGCCGGTGGTGGATGAGGGGGGGGAGCTAAGAGGAATCATCACCGTCGATGATGTCCTAAACCTGCTTCTCCCGATGATATGGAAACAACGGGCAGCGAAAAAGTTCCTTTAG
- a CDS encoding divalent metal cation transporter, with the protein MRLSRIKKRRILRFLAIMGPGIITASVDQDAGGIATYSLAGARYGFGLLWTIPLIVISLAVIQEMNARMGIFAGKGLADLIRERLGVRVTMVALSVLALANLANTVANFAGVAASTEIYGVSRYFSVPASAILLSWLVVKGTYRFVEKAFLVSSALYLVYAVSAFLARPSWLEVLHETVRPSFHMDSAYLTMLITVVGTTIAPWMLFYLQSSVVDKGISTREFSYAKADAYLGSVIAGIMMFFIIVACGATLFPHGIRVETAEQAAMAIEPFAGRFAAFLFGFGLFNSSIAAAAVIPLSTAYAVCEGLGWDTGINRTFSEAPGFFSIYLSMVGASALLILWPKAPLITIMYLSQTLNGILLPFVLIFMLLLINDRAIMGIRVNSPTYNLIAWGTAFLMVVLTLLLLVTSIV; encoded by the coding sequence ATGCGGCTTTCGCGGATCAAGAAGCGGCGGATCCTCCGATTCCTGGCCATCATGGGCCCGGGGATCATCACCGCCAGCGTCGATCAGGACGCCGGGGGGATCGCCACCTACTCTCTGGCCGGCGCCCGCTACGGCTTCGGCCTGCTCTGGACGATCCCACTGATTGTCATCAGCCTGGCGGTGATCCAGGAGATGAACGCTCGGATGGGGATCTTCGCCGGCAAAGGCTTGGCCGATCTCATTCGAGAACGGCTAGGGGTCCGGGTGACCATGGTCGCCCTGAGCGTGCTGGCCCTAGCCAATCTCGCCAATACCGTGGCGAATTTCGCCGGGGTCGCGGCCAGCACCGAGATCTATGGTGTGAGCCGGTACTTTTCCGTACCCGCCAGCGCCATCCTGCTCAGTTGGCTGGTTGTGAAAGGGACCTACCGGTTCGTCGAGAAAGCCTTCCTCGTCTCCAGTGCCCTCTATCTTGTCTATGCCGTCTCGGCCTTCTTGGCGAGACCGTCGTGGTTGGAGGTCCTGCACGAGACCGTGCGCCCCAGTTTCCACATGGACAGTGCATACCTGACGATGCTCATCACTGTCGTGGGGACGACCATCGCCCCGTGGATGCTCTTCTACCTACAGTCCTCGGTCGTGGACAAAGGGATCAGCACGCGCGAATTCTCCTATGCCAAGGCCGACGCCTACCTTGGCAGCGTCATCGCGGGTATTATGATGTTCTTCATCATTGTGGCGTGTGGCGCGACGCTCTTTCCGCACGGCATCCGGGTCGAGACGGCCGAACAGGCGGCAATGGCGATCGAGCCCTTCGCCGGACGATTCGCCGCATTTCTTTTCGGCTTCGGCCTGTTTAATTCCTCGATCGCGGCGGCGGCGGTTATTCCTCTGTCAACAGCCTATGCAGTGTGCGAGGGGTTGGGCTGGGACACGGGCATCAATCGAACCTTTAGCGAGGCTCCCGGGTTCTTCAGCATCTACCTCAGCATGGTTGGGGCCAGCGCGCTGCTGATCCTCTGGCCGAAGGCACCGCTCATCACCATCATGTATCTCTCCCAGACGCTGAACGGCATCTTGCTTCCGTTTGTGTTAATCTTCATGCTCCTGCTGATCAATGATCGGGCGATCATGGGCATTCGCGTCAACTCGCCGACCTACAACCTGATCGCCTGGGGAACCGCCTTTCTGATGGTGGTCCTCACGCTCTTGTTGTTGGTGACGTCGATCGTCTGA
- the radC gene encoding DNA repair protein RadC: MGPKQRYASTIKAWPAEERPRERLFAHGSSALTTAELLAILLRTGTGGQSAVELARSLLEKVGGLRELDRKGAEELQEAKGLGLAKIAQLKAALELGRRLMAEEKKVLGAVTSSKEVYEWLQPQMQGLTKEVFKVLLLNGNNEVLESATPFEGSLTESPVYLRDLVNLANRHKAAALIVAHNHPSGNPRPSSTDKSLTEELVAMGRLLKIGVLDHVIIGDGRYYSFADEGLIEQYGATFDGRRMR; the protein is encoded by the coding sequence ATGGGGCCGAAGCAGCGATATGCGTCAACGATCAAGGCATGGCCGGCCGAAGAACGGCCGCGAGAGCGGCTGTTTGCGCACGGGTCAAGCGCGCTCACGACGGCGGAACTGCTGGCGATTCTGTTGCGTACCGGGACCGGCGGTCAGAGCGCCGTAGAACTGGCCCGCAGCCTGTTAGAAAAGGTCGGAGGTCTGCGCGAGCTGGACCGCAAGGGCGCCGAAGAGCTGCAAGAGGCGAAGGGGCTGGGCCTGGCGAAGATCGCCCAGCTCAAGGCCGCCCTGGAGCTGGGTCGTCGACTGATGGCCGAGGAGAAGAAGGTCCTGGGCGCCGTGACCTCCTCGAAAGAAGTCTACGAGTGGCTTCAACCGCAGATGCAGGGCCTGACCAAAGAGGTGTTCAAAGTGCTCTTGCTCAACGGTAATAACGAGGTGTTGGAGAGCGCTACCCCTTTCGAGGGGTCGCTCACCGAAAGTCCGGTTTACCTCCGGGACTTGGTAAACCTCGCCAACCGGCATAAGGCCGCCGCCTTGATCGTAGCCCATAATCATCCCTCTGGCAACCCGCGCCCCAGCTCGACTGATAAGTCGCTTACTGAGGAACTGGTTGCCATGGGGCGGTTACTGAAGATCGGTGTGCTCGACCACGTGATTATCGGTGATGGACGCTATTACAGCTTCGCCGACGAAGGGCTGATTGAGCAGTATGGAGCGACCTTTGACGGGCGTCGGATGCGATGA